The following proteins come from a genomic window of Maylandia zebra isolate NMK-2024a linkage group LG22, Mzebra_GT3a, whole genome shotgun sequence:
- the npr1a gene encoding atrial natriuretic peptide receptor 1 has translation MLPWACPLLFLVLLPAQSAATSLTADNRTEDLQEVTLAAILPLTNTNYAWAWPRVAPAIYQALQQVNSDPWLLPGLKLRLVYGSSESRDGFCSDSIAPLVAVDLKLSHDPWAFIGPGCDYSSSPVARFTTHWDVPMVTAGARAIGFNLYAAVTNTGPTHKKLGEFGVRIQEMFGWQRHATVIFSDNRDANDDPLCYFAVEGLYELLGKRNITVHDHVIQGDVNYKSMVQDIRDNGRVVYMCCSWDIFRTLMVQFWKEGVELEDYVFFFIDLFAEGLDGSAPIRPWFRGDQEDYAARNAFRSVKVLTYLQPQNPEYLQFVKTLKKDAKAMFNFTIRDSMYNLIAGGFYDGVILYAHALNETLNLQGPGLGPILGPVQRPRGDEVTRRMWNRTIKGVMGPVEMDEFGDREMDFAVWDMTDVESGEFQVVCVYNSSIKQLILQNGLNFHWPKGSPPPDIPKCGFKNNNPACLTSTVAMHQMVAMVICFVFVIIVTVTIFIYRKLKLESELAAQLWRVSWDDVQMSNLDKVLRRACSRLTMSLKGSNYGSLMTMEGNFQIYTKTGYYKGNLAAIKYINKKRIELTRKVLFELKHMRDVQNEHLTRFIGACIDPPNMCIITEYCPRGSLQDLMESDSITLDWMFRYSLINDIVKGMAFLHNSVIISHGNLKSSNCVVDSRFVLKITDYGLQSLRTRNCPEDTHAYYARKLWTAPELVRIDCPPNCGTQKGDVYSFGVILQEVALLRGVFYLDSHSLSPKEIVQAVIHGGTPPLRPSLCFHSHSEELGVLMQRCWSEEPSERPDFNTIKILLRKQHRGYGSNILDNLLSRMEQYANNLEELVEERTQAYHEEKRKAEALLYQILPHSVAEQLKRGETVQAEAFDSVTIYFSDIVGFTTLSAESTPLQVVTLLNDLYTCFDAIIDNFDVYKVETIGDAYMVVSGLPARNGKLHGREVARMSLALLEAVKSFQIRHRPNQQLRLRIGIHSGPVCAGVVGLKMPRYCLFGDTVNTASRMESTGEALKIHVSEATRQVLQEFSCFQLQLRGEIEVKGKGRMRTYWLVGENATN, from the exons ATGCTGCCCTGGGCCTGTCCCTTGCTCTTCCTGGTCCTTCTTCCTGCCCAATCAGCTGCAACCTCTCTAACTGCTGACAACAGAACGGAGGACCTTCAGGAGGTCACCCTGGCAGCCATCTTGCCTCTGACTAACACTAACTATGCATGGGCATGGCCTCGGGTTGCGCCCGCCATCTACCAGGCATTACAGCAGGTGAACTCTGACCCCTGGTTGCTACCAGGTCTGAAGCTGCGGCTAGTTTATGGCAGCTCAGAGAGCCGCGACGGCTTTTGCTCAGACTCCATAGCGCCGCTTGTAGCCGTCGACCTCAAGCTGTCCCACGACCCCTGGGCCTTCATTGGACCCGGCTGCGACTACTCATCCTCACCTGTTGCCCGCTTTACCACCCACTGGGATGTTCCCATGGTGACAGCTGGTGCCCGAGCAATCGGCTTTAATTTGTACGCTGCGGTCACCAACACGGGCCCCACTCACAAAAAGCTGGGTGAGTTTGGTGTCAGGATCCAGGAGATGTTTGGCTGGCAGCGGCACGCCACGGTCATCTTCAGTGACAACAGGGACGCCAATGATGATCCGCTGTGCTACTTCGCTGTGGAGGGGCTGTATGAGCTGCTGGGCAAACGTAACATCACTGTCCACGACCACGTCATCCAGGGCGACGTCAACTACAAGTCGATGGTCCAGGATATCCGTGACAATGGCCGAG TTGTGTACATGTGCTGCTCCTGGGACATCTTCAGGACGTTGATGGTCCAATTCTGGAAGGAAGGGGTGGAGCTGGAGGACTATGTCTTCTTCTTCATTGATCTTTTTGCTGAGGGTCTGGACGGGAGCGCTCCCATCAGGCCCTGGTTCAGAGGAGACCAGGAGGACTATGCGGCTCGCAATGCTTTCAGG AGTGTGAAAGTGCTGACGTATCTGCAGCCCCAGAATCCCGAATATCTTCAGTTTGTTAAAACTCTGAAAAAAGACGCAAAGGCGATGTTCAACTTCACCATCAGAGACTCTATG TACAACCTGATTGCCGGAGGGTTCTACGACGGGGTGATACTGTACGCTCATGCTCTGAACGAGACCCTGAATTTGCAAGGACCAGGACTGGGACCAATACTGGGACCAGTCCAGAGGCCCAGAGGAGATGAGGTGACCCGGAGGATGTGGAACAGGACAATCAAAG GCGTGATGGGCCCTGTGGAGATGGACGAGTTCGGGGACAGAGAGATGGACTTCGCTGTGTGGGACATGACCGATGTTGAGTCTGGAGAATTCCAG GTGGTGTGCGTGTATAACAGCAGCATAAAGCAGCTCATCCTGCAAAATGGTCTAAACTTCCACTGGCCCAAAGGTTCTCCGCCACCAGACATCCCCAAGTGTGGCTTCAAGAACAACAACCCAGCATGTCTCACAA GTACAGTTGCTATGCATCAGATGGTTGCAATGGTGATCTGCTTTGTCTTTGTCATCATCGTTACTGTCACCATCTTCATCTACAG GAAGCTGAAGCTGGAGAGCGAGCTTGCAGCTCAGCTGTGGAGAGTTTCCTGGGATGACGTCCAGATGAGCAACCTGGATAAAGTCCTGAGGAGAGCGTGCAGCAGGCTCACCATGTCTCTG AAAGGATCCAACTATGGTTCTCTGATGACCATGGAGGGAAACTTTCAGATCTACACTAAAACCGGATACTACAAG GGAAACTTGGCAGCTATCAAATACATCAACAAGAAACGCATCGAACTGACCCGGAAGGTTCTGTTTGAACTGAAGCAT ATGCGAGATGTCCAAAATGAACACCTGACCCGCTTCATTGGCGCCTGTATTGACCCGCCGAACATGTGCATCATCACAGAGTACTGTCCAAGAGGCAGCCTTCAG GACCTGATGGAGAGTGACAGCATCACACTGGACTGGATGTTCAGATACTCTCTCATTAATGACATTGTCAAG GGAATGGCATTTCTCCACAACAGCGTCATCATCTCCCATGGTAACCTTAAATCGTCCAACTGTGTGGTGGACAGCCGCTTTGTCCTGAAAATCACTGACTATGGCCTGCAGAGTCTTAGGACCAGAAACTGCCCCGAGGACACACATGCTTACTATGCAC GGAAGCTGTGGACAGCTCCAGAGCTGGTGAGGATAGATTGTCCTCCGAACTGTGGGACACAAAAGGGGGATGTGTACAGTTTTGGAGTGATCCTGCAGGAAGTGGCTCTGCTCAGAGGAGTTTTCTACCTCGactcacactctctctccccTAAAG AGATTGTGCAGGCAGTGATTCATGGTGGCACCCCACCCCTCCGCCCCTCCCTCTGCTTCCACAGTCACAGTGAGGAGCTCGGTGTCCTGATGCAGCGCTGCTGGAGTGAAGAGCCAAGCGAGCGTCCCGACTTCAACACCATCAAGATCCTGCTCAGGAAGCAGCACAG AGGATATGGCTCTAACATCCTGGACAATCTGCTCTCCCGGATGGAGCAGTATGCTAATAACCTGGAGGAGCTGGTGGAGGAGCGAACGCAGGCCTATcatgaggaaaagaggaaggcgGAGGCCCTGCTGTACCAGATACTCCCACA TTCTGTAGCAGAGCAGTTAAAACGAGGAGagacagttcaggctgaagCGTTTGACTCTGTCACCATCTACTTCAGCGACATCGTTGGCTTCACCACTCTGTCTGCAGAGAGCACGCCACTGCAG GTTGTGACGTTATTAAACGACTTGTACACCTGTTTTGATGCCATTATAGACAACTTTGATGTATACAAG GTAGAAACAATCGGTGATGCCTACATGGTGGTCTCAGGACTACCTGCCAGGAACGGTAAACTTCACGGTCGAGAGGTCGCCCGCATGTCCCTCGCCCTGCTGGAAGCTGTCAAGAGCTTCCAGATCCGACACCGACCCAATCAGCAGCTACGGCTCCGCATTGGCATCCATAGCG GTCCGGTATGTGCTGGCGTGGTTGGGTTGAAGATGCCGAGGTACTGTCTGTTCGGAGACACGGTCAATACAGCGTCACGCATGGAGTCAACTGGGGAGG CTCTGAAGATTCACGTGTCGGAGGCGACTCGTCAGGTTCTGCAGGAGTTCAGCTGTTtccagctgcagctcagagGAGAGATTGAAGTGAAAGGGAAAGGACGCATGAGGACGTACTGGTTGGTGGGAGAGAACGCCACTAACTAA